The following are from one region of the Amia ocellicauda isolate fAmiCal2 chromosome 1, fAmiCal2.hap1, whole genome shotgun sequence genome:
- the LOC136759912 gene encoding trace amine-associated receptor 4-like → MEYCFQHLKGSCPKARRLVLIKVGMYMFMVGTIFLTVCGNLIVIISIFHFKQLHSPTNFLILSLGCVDCLLGALVMPLSMIRSIETCWYFGELLCKIHSSFDMMISMASIFHLSFIAIDRYYAICEPLRYKSKITIFVIAIFIGVSWLLSLGFAFGVVFSNVNIIGIEELVISNSCVGACVLIFNKQWGLLATLVAFLIPGIVMISLYMKIFLVARRHARLINNISEKDVSQNDNKNKVAYNRERKAARTLSIVMGVFLFCWLPFFIATLIDPFIDFSTPPILFDALVWFGYFNSTCNPIIYGLFYPWFQKAFKIIITGKIFCHNSLLLNLFPDSGV, encoded by the coding sequence ATGGAGTACTGTTTTCAGCATTTGAAGGGTTCCTGCCCCAAAGCACGGAGGCTGGTCCTTATTAAGGTTGGAATGTACATGTTCATGGTCGGAACAATTTTTCTTACTGTGTGTGGAAACTTGATTGTCATTATTTCAATTTTCCATTTCAAACAGCTTCATTCTCCAACCAATTTTCTTATCCTGTCTTTGGGATGTGTTGACTGTCTTTTGGGGGCACTTGTTATGCCATTAAGCATGATTAGATCCATAGAAACATGTTGGTACTTTGGAGAACTGCTTTGTAAAATACATTCCAGTTTCgacatgatgatttcaatggcTTCTATTTTCCATCTAAGTTTCATTGCTATCGACCGATATTATGCTATATGTGAGCCTTTAAGATACAAAAGTAAAATAACCATATTTGTCATAGCCATTTTTATTGGTGTCAGCTGGCTTTTATCTCTTGGGTTTGCTTTTGGAGTGGTGTTTTCCAATGTAAATATAATAGGTATTGAGGAATTAGTCATTTCAAACTCTTGTGTGGGTGCATGTGTtctgatttttaacaaacagtgGGGACTGCTGGCAACATTAGTAGCATTTTTAATTCCAGGAATAGTGATGATTTCCCTATATATGAAGATTTTCTTGGTGGCCAGAAGACATGCCAGACTCATAAACAATATATCAGAGAAAGACGTTTCTCAgaatgataataaaaacaaagtagCTTACAACCGAGAAAGAAAAGCTGCAAGAACTCTGAGCATTGTAATGGGagtttttctattttgttgGCTGCCATTTTTTATCGCCACTCTAATTGATCCGTTTATTGATTTTTCTACACCACCAATTCTATTTGATGCACTGGTGTGGTTTGGCTACTTTAATTCTACTTGTAATCCCATAATTTATGGATTATTTTATCCTTGGTTTCAGAAAgcattcaaaataattataacagGAAAGATATTCTGTCATAATTCTTTATTATTGAATCTCTTTCCAGACAGTGGAGTATAA